The Haloplanus sp. XH21 genome includes a region encoding these proteins:
- the sugE gene encoding quaternary ammonium compound efflux SMR transporter SugE — protein sequence MSWYILILAGLFEIGWAVGLEYSDGLTKPVPTVGTVVALVISMVLLAQAVKDLPIGIAYAVWTGIGAVGTATLGIILFDEPATLARISFIGVIVVGIVGLHAVSGGH from the coding sequence ATGTCGTGGTATATACTCATACTCGCAGGCCTGTTCGAGATCGGCTGGGCAGTCGGACTTGAATATTCGGACGGACTCACGAAACCAGTGCCAACGGTCGGCACTGTTGTCGCCCTCGTCATCAGTATGGTACTGTTGGCACAAGCAGTCAAAGACCTCCCAATCGGGATAGCATATGCTGTCTGGACAGGTATCGGTGCAGTCGGGACGGCCACGCTTGGAATCATTCTCTTTGATGAACCCGCCACTCTCGCCCGCATATCATTCATCGGTGTGATTGTCGTCGGGATCGTTGGTCTACACGCTGTTTCGGGCGGCCACTAA
- a CDS encoding DUF7333 family protein → MEFDLPRAGGILVAIIAIGVGGLVASGVMATQTVLMMVLPSMVIFAAVAFWLGMKYGGYRALQ, encoded by the coding sequence ATGGAGTTTGACCTACCGAGAGCGGGCGGAATTCTTGTTGCAATAATCGCAATCGGGGTCGGGGGGCTGGTCGCCAGCGGCGTCATGGCAACCCAGACGGTACTTATGATGGTGCTCCCATCGATGGTGATCTTCGCAGCGGTCGCGTTCTGGCTCGGAATGAAATACGGCGGGTATCGTGCCCTGCAGTAA